The following coding sequences are from one Nicotiana tomentosiformis chromosome 3, ASM39032v3, whole genome shotgun sequence window:
- the LOC104120853 gene encoding protein EMSY-LIKE 2-like isoform X2, whose product MYVDMEAQIHNLEQEAYGAILRAFKAQSDALTWEKESLITELRKELRVSDDEHRDLLTKVNADNLIHRIREWRKNMGNQPVHEQLPSPTVSGSRKRPKMSQSVIMPLGAPSESLHHQTIGASTQPTTPGAKWGVAPGNGGLRSRPGQPVFSSKPVHYQQAGPGSSGALRSGELAERPGDSFLGRRVMTRWPDDNNFYEAIITKYNAVDGRHALVYDIGTPNETWEWVDLKEIPSNDIRWVGDDPGISQVGGGGGPGYGVNTLSAGRGRRFARQQFENDVHASQNGIVQKTPDEIEILHTETLLKKVEKVIDASHPDLLEIEKAKKMLKEHEQALVDVIAKLADVCDSGSGGEQPSFPRNYPRGSNHDGADMEPETRGRSLANETARGQGALENKHDEDVIVI is encoded by the exons ATGTATGTTGATATGGAAGCCCAAATTCACAACCTTGAGCAGGAAGCATACGGTGCAATCCTTCGAGCTTTCAAAGCACAGTCTGATGCTCTTACATGG GAAAAGGAAAGCTTGATAACAGAACTCAGGAAAGAGCTAAGAGTATCAGATGATGAGCACAGAGACCTACTAACCAAGGTCAATGCAGATAACCTCATTCATAGGATCAGGGAATGGAGAAAGAATATGGGAAACCAACCTGTTCATGAACAACTCCCTAGTCCAACAGTTTCTGGATCAAGAAAGAGACCTAAAATGTCTCAGTCTGTGATAATGCCACTTGGTGCCCCATCCGAGTCATTGCACCATCAGACAATTGGTGCAAGCACACAACCTACAACTCCAGGCGCAAAATGGGGAGTGGCACCAGGAAATGGAGGATTGAGGTCTAGACCT GGTCAACCAGTTTTCTCCTCAAAGCCCGTTCATTATCAACAGGCTGGTCCTGGTTCTTCAGGTGCTCTTCGTTCAGGTGAACTTGCTGAAAGACCAGGTGACTCCTTCCTTGGGAGAAGAGTGATGACTAGGTGGCCAGATGACAACAACTTCTACGAGGCCATTATAACTAAATACAACGCTGTCGAT GGTCGGCATGCTTTGGTGTATGATATTGGTACACCAAATGAGACTTGGGAATGGGTTGATCTCAAAGAG ATTCCCTCCAATGATATTCGATGGGTAGGTGATGATCCTGGAATTTCTCAAGTTGGTGGAGGTGGTGGGCCAGGCTATGGAGTTAATACTCTAAGTGCTGGAAGAGGGAGGAGATTTGCTAGGCAACAATTTGAGAATGATGTTCACGCATCACAAAACGGAATTGTACAGAAGACTCCAGATGAAATTGAGATACTACACACAGAAACATTATTAAAGAAG GTTGAGAAGGTTATTGATGCAAGTCACCCTGATCTGCTTGAGATTGAAAAGGCTAAGAAAATGCTCAAG GAACATGAACAAGCTCTAGTTGATGTGATTGCCAAGCTTGCGGATGTTTGTGACAGTGGAAGTG GTGGGGAGCAGCCCTCCTTTCCTAGAAATTATCCACGTGGGAGCAATCATGATGGCGCCGATATGGAGCCTGAGACAAGGGGAAGATCTCTAGCTAACGAAACAGCAAGAGGTCAAGGCGCACTGGAAAATAAGCATGATGAGGATGTCatcgttatttag
- the LOC104120846 gene encoding uncharacterized protein yields MADQGSTNSRTSCTIESTDGVTLDARVYQPISDSNSTDNVVVAVLVHPYSVLGGCQALMRGIARGLSNRGVIAVTFDSRGAGKSSGRASLTGSAEINDVISVCKWAVTNFSTRKIILVGSSAGAAIAGSAVDQVEEVVAYVSLGYPFGFTASILFGKHQKAILQSPKPKLFVMGTKDGFTSVKQLENKLKDAAGHNTTHLIEGASHFQMEGPAFDADMVNLILEFITTL; encoded by the exons ATGGCTGATCAAGGTAGTACCAACAGCAGAACCAGTTGTACCATTGAGAGCACCGACGGTGTGACTTTGGACGCTCGAGTTTACCAGCCAATCTCCGACAGCAATTCCACAGACAACGTTGTTGTGGCAGTATTGGTGCATCCCTATTCCGTTCTAGGCGGATGTCAAGCGTTGATGAGAGGCATAGCCAGAGGATTGTCTAATCGAGGAGTAATTGCTGTTACTTTTGACAGTCGAGGTGCTGGGAAATCCAGTGGGCGTGCTTCCCTCACTGGATCCGCTGAAATTAACGATGTTATCTCCGTTTGCAAATGGGCTGTTACTAATTTCTCAACGAGGAAAATTATCCTTGTTGGTTCCTCTGCAG GAGCAGCAATTGCTGGATCTGCAGTTGATCAAGTAGAGGAAGTAGTAGCCTATGTGAGCTTGGGATATCCTTTTGGTTTTACTGCTTCAATTCTCTTTGGGAAGCACCAAAAGGCGATACTACAATCCCCAAAACCAAAACTATTTGTGATGGGTACTAAGGATGGGTTCACCAGTGTTAAACAGTTGGAGAACAAGTTGAAGGATGCTGCAGGGCATAACACAACCCATCTTATTGAAGGAGCTAGCCATTTTCAGATGGAGGGGCCTGCTTTTGATGCTGATATGGTGAACCTGATTCTGGAATTCATTACCACATTATGA
- the LOC104120853 gene encoding protein EMSY-LIKE 3-like isoform X1: MDYELLDSSGTDDDLPQSQYNRAPAGSIIAGNGRSSISSAPYQRMYVDMEAQIHNLEQEAYGAILRAFKAQSDALTWEKESLITELRKELRVSDDEHRDLLTKVNADNLIHRIREWRKNMGNQPVHEQLPSPTVSGSRKRPKMSQSVIMPLGAPSESLHHQTIGASTQPTTPGAKWGVAPGNGGLRSRPGQPVFSSKPVHYQQAGPGSSGALRSGELAERPGDSFLGRRVMTRWPDDNNFYEAIITKYNAVDGRHALVYDIGTPNETWEWVDLKEIPSNDIRWVGDDPGISQVGGGGGPGYGVNTLSAGRGRRFARQQFENDVHASQNGIVQKTPDEIEILHTETLLKKVEKVIDASHPDLLEIEKAKKMLKEHEQALVDVIAKLADVCDSGSGGEQPSFPRNYPRGSNHDGADMEPETRGRSLANETARGQGALENKHDEDVIVI, from the exons ATGGACTATGAACTTTTAGACAGCAGTG GTACTGATGATGATCTGCCTCAATCACAATATAATAGAGCCCCTGCAGGAAGCATTATCGCTGGAAACGGAAGGTCTAGCATAAGTTCAGCCCCATACCAAAGGATGTATGTTGATATGGAAGCCCAAATTCACAACCTTGAGCAGGAAGCATACGGTGCAATCCTTCGAGCTTTCAAAGCACAGTCTGATGCTCTTACATGG GAAAAGGAAAGCTTGATAACAGAACTCAGGAAAGAGCTAAGAGTATCAGATGATGAGCACAGAGACCTACTAACCAAGGTCAATGCAGATAACCTCATTCATAGGATCAGGGAATGGAGAAAGAATATGGGAAACCAACCTGTTCATGAACAACTCCCTAGTCCAACAGTTTCTGGATCAAGAAAGAGACCTAAAATGTCTCAGTCTGTGATAATGCCACTTGGTGCCCCATCCGAGTCATTGCACCATCAGACAATTGGTGCAAGCACACAACCTACAACTCCAGGCGCAAAATGGGGAGTGGCACCAGGAAATGGAGGATTGAGGTCTAGACCT GGTCAACCAGTTTTCTCCTCAAAGCCCGTTCATTATCAACAGGCTGGTCCTGGTTCTTCAGGTGCTCTTCGTTCAGGTGAACTTGCTGAAAGACCAGGTGACTCCTTCCTTGGGAGAAGAGTGATGACTAGGTGGCCAGATGACAACAACTTCTACGAGGCCATTATAACTAAATACAACGCTGTCGAT GGTCGGCATGCTTTGGTGTATGATATTGGTACACCAAATGAGACTTGGGAATGGGTTGATCTCAAAGAG ATTCCCTCCAATGATATTCGATGGGTAGGTGATGATCCTGGAATTTCTCAAGTTGGTGGAGGTGGTGGGCCAGGCTATGGAGTTAATACTCTAAGTGCTGGAAGAGGGAGGAGATTTGCTAGGCAACAATTTGAGAATGATGTTCACGCATCACAAAACGGAATTGTACAGAAGACTCCAGATGAAATTGAGATACTACACACAGAAACATTATTAAAGAAG GTTGAGAAGGTTATTGATGCAAGTCACCCTGATCTGCTTGAGATTGAAAAGGCTAAGAAAATGCTCAAG GAACATGAACAAGCTCTAGTTGATGTGATTGCCAAGCTTGCGGATGTTTGTGACAGTGGAAGTG GTGGGGAGCAGCCCTCCTTTCCTAGAAATTATCCACGTGGGAGCAATCATGATGGCGCCGATATGGAGCCTGAGACAAGGGGAAGATCTCTAGCTAACGAAACAGCAAGAGGTCAAGGCGCACTGGAAAATAAGCATGATGAGGATGTCatcgttatttag
- the LOC138907439 gene encoding uncharacterized protein gives MTVWESSPDVYKVICRKWFTGCHWMLYASKKNTGLWKVGKYIPTHKCEMDTFNGNHYNLDMDLISPVLIPHLEASIRYKIKECITSVHQKYGHTITKRKAFLGRKRAFEIIYGNWDKSFVALPSFPHCRSVISIDDTHVYEKYDIKLLIVVAVDANGQIFPLAFAICANESQETWTLFLNHLKEHAVKQRSGICLISDRHGGILSSVQNLPAWQEPYAYHYYCVRHLKTNFQKAHPNKDLHDLMWMAATEH, from the exons atgacggtatgggagtcaagtccggatgtatacaaggttatttgccgcaaatggtttacgggttgtcatTGGATGCTGTATGCGAGCAAGAAGAACACAGGTCTGTGGAAAGTGGGTAAATATATTCCCACCCACaaatgtgaaatggacacattcaatgggaatcacTACAACTTGGATATGGACTTGATTTCTCCTGTCCTTATTCCACATCTTGAAGCATCCATAAGGTATAAAATCAAAGAGTGCATTACATCAGTCCACCAGAAATATGGCCATactattaccaaaagaaaggcatttctcgggcgcaaacgtgcgtttgaaattatttatggtaactgggataagtcatttgtagctttacccag TTTTCCGCATTGCCggtcggtaatatccatagacgacactcatgtctatgaaAAGTATGATATCAAGCTGTTGATCGttgttgcagtagatgctaatggacaaatatttcctctagcttttgctatttgtgccaatgaaagccaagagacgtggactcTATTTTTGAACCATTTGAAAGAGCACGCTGTCAAACAGCGTTccggtatttgtctaatatctgatcggcatggtggtatcttaagttctgtacagaatttgcctgcatggcaagaaccttatgcctaccactattactgtgtgaggcacctgaagaCCAATTTTCagaaggcacatcccaacaaGGATCTGCATGATTTGATGTGGATGGCAGCAACAGAACACTAA
- the LOC104120840 gene encoding uncharacterized protein gives MAKPDGTVEKSSEEEESRWGTWEELLLACAVNRYGTKSWDSVAVELQKRSTATARLLSPHNCRLKYLDLKRRYSNKCNGNGNVNDDDEDKEKTVCVPLLEELRKLRVAELRREVERYDLSIVSLQLKKRRLEEERERSLQQTENGESKSDLVKNEWRGANNEKFEETEIGIKPEDKSSPELVAADEASEEASDKDQQSVNESSSTDPKHSCSLKNSAENEDKAEPVRTGTVKTEPLQTGSIKEEPDKCGEERPVREDSCNGSSDSVEKPPVGVTMKVEPVSESPELVESMAESKGGEEGTKENSDVQSSVSKSRKKLDDIVVGGCSSGDEREKENRSPAVKEIPVESQPLIVFLEKIRSHKLGSMFERRLESQEAENYSNLIRQHVDLEMVQTWLENGRYISCKSKFFRDLLLLVSNAIVFFKKNSSEFVAATELRQLILKEISRTKTKSYSLSDKQTSLKSASLSQKEITKPSDSLLLKTNISGSMIVCRKRSSITAKASASSSGGDKKREQTITRPAEKLVVDTLQQPSQLATNAGENRITKKRTRDRFASGSASLNKNDKSRPNTTSIKNLAAVVDKNQGERESSSQHPQSKSESRNDQSNTDVKKRGVANFLNRMKQSSSSNSGLLLDALKSRPLSSGSKGGSEQKKNESGTDGGRKEPASSKTHQKKEPAPSKNPEAKQAKEKGSPMKKNVGRPPKRGADPSPPSRKRSREGAESAAIPPKQPRKRSRR, from the exons ATGGCCAAACCGGACGGAACCGTCGAGAAGTCATCGGAAGAAGAAGAATCAAGATGGGGAACCTGGGAAGAGCTCTTGTTAGCTTGCGCCGTCAATCGTTACGGCACAAAGAGCTGGGATTCCGTCGCCGTTGAACTCCAGAAACGGAGCACCGCCACTGCGCGGTTGTTATCTCCTCATAATTGTAGACTCAAATACCTTGACCTCAAACGCCGTTACTCAAACAAATGTAACGGTAATGGTAACGTTAATGATGACGATGAAGATAAGGAGAAAACCGTGTGTGTTCCTTTGCTTGAGGAGTTACGGAAGCTTCGAGTCGCTGAACTCAGACGCGAAGTTGAACGATACGATCTATCCATCGT GTCTTTGCAATTGAAGAAACGACGACTCGAGGAAGAGAGGGAACGGAGTCTGCAACAGACTGAAAACGGAGAATCGAAGTCAGATCTGGTGAAGAACGAATGGAGAGGAGCAAATAACGAAAAATTTGAAGAAACTGAGATCGGAATTAAGCCGGAGGATAAGTCCTCGCCGGAATTAGTAGCCGCTGATGAAGCATCGGAAGAAGCTTCCGATAAGGATCAACAATCAGTTAACGAATCGAGCTCTACGGACCCGAAACACAGCTGCAGCTTAAAAAATAGCGCAGAGAACGAGGATAAGGCGGAGCCGGTTCGAACCGGAACCGTAAAGACAGAACCGCTCCAAACCGGAAGCATAAAGGAAGAACCAGATAAATGTGGTGAAGAAAGACCGGTTCGTGAAGACTCGTGTAATGGCAGCTCGGATAGTGTAGAAAAACCGCCGGTCGGTGTGACAATGAAAGTCGAACCAGTGAGCGAGTCGCCGGAGTTGGTTGAATCGATGGCCGAGTCAAAAGGAGGGGAGGAAGGGACGAAAGAGAACTCAGACGTGCAGAGCTCAGTGAGCAAATCGAGGAAGAAGTTAGACGATATTGTGGTCGGCGGGTGTAGCAGCGGAGATGAACGTGAGAAGGAGAATAGATCTCCCGCCGTTAAAGAAATACCCGTTGAATCTCAGCCGTTGATTGTCTTCCTCGAGAAGATTAGAAGTCATAAGCTCGGCTCAATGTTTGAGCGTCGGCTCGAAAGCCAG GAAGCTGAAAACTACAGCAACTTAATTAGGCAGCATGTTGATCTTGAAATGGTTCAGACTTGGCTTGAAAATGGCCGTTACATAAGTTGCAAATCCAAATTCTTTCGTGATTTGTTGCTGCTTGTCAGCAACGCCATTGTTTTCTTCAAGAAGAATTCCTCAGAGTTTGTTGCTGCTACAGAGCTTCGGCAGCTTATTCTAAAAGAGATCTCCCGGACAAAAACCAAGTCATATTCTTTATCCGATAAACAAACCTCACTAAAATCAGCATCCTTGTCCCAGAAAGAGATAACAAAACCATCCGACTCTTTGCTATTGAAGACTAATATATCGGGGTCAATGATTGTCTGTCGCAAGCGTAGTTCCATAACAGCCAAAGCATCAGCATCATCATCTGGAGGTGATAAAAAGAGGGAGCAAACTATAACACGACCTGCGGAAAAATTAGTTGTAGACACGTTGCAGCAGCCTAGTCAACTGGCCACTAATGCTGGCGAAAATAGAATCACAAAGAAGAGAACACGAGATAGATTTGCTTCAGGTTCTGCAAGCTTGAATAAAAACGACAAGAGCCGTCCTAACACTACATCCATCAAGAATTTAGCAGCAGTCGTCGATAAAAACCAAGGAGAAAGGGAGTCTTCTTCCCAGCATCCGCAATCTAAAAGTGAAAGCAGAAACGACCAATCCAACACGGATGTGAAGAAACGGGGTGTTGCTAACTTCTTGAATCGAATGAAGCAAAGTTCATCCTCAAACAGCGGTTTGTTGCTAGATGCATTGAAGAGCAGGCCACTTAGCTCTGGTAGCAAAGGCGGATCGGAGCAGAAGAAAAATGAAAGTGGAACAGATGGCGGGAGAAAAGAACCAGCATCTTCAAAAACCCATCAAAAGAAAGAACCAGCACCTTCAAAGAACCCTGAAGCAAAGCAAGCAAAGGAAAAAGGCAGTCCAATGAAAAAGAATGTAGGGAGGCCACCAAAGAGAGGAGCTGATCCATCTCCCCCGTCTCGTAAACGGAGCAGGGAAGGAGCTGAATCTGCAGCAATTCCCCCAAAACAACCCAGGAAAAGATCAAGGAGGTGA